Within Candidatus Schekmanbacteria bacterium RIFCSPLOWO2_02_FULL_38_14, the genomic segment AGTAGTTATAAAGGCTGAGGTTGATGAAGTTGTTGACAATGAAATACTTAAAATTGTTGCGCCATCTGAGGTTAAGAGTGTTGCAGTAACTACTGATGATACAAAAATACTTGTTGGCGGAGAGACAACCACAATTACAGCTACTTTCCAGAATGTACCTTCAGGCACAGCTACTTTTACCACTACTTTAGGTTACTTTACAAGTTCCACAGTAATCCCAATTGATGTCGTAATAAATTCAGGTATTGCAACAGCAACCCTTGCATCAGGGAATAAGACAGGTGTTGCTGAGATAAAGGTTTCAGCGTTGGTAGATGCAACAACAGGTGAAAGGATAGAGGGAAGCGTATTTGTCAAGATTTCTGCAAACACTGCAGCTACAATTGAACTCTCTTCAAGCCCGAATAATATTCCAATAAATGTTGGTGAGTCAACAATAACAGCAAGGGTAAGGGATGCAAGCGGAAACCCGGTTTCAGGAGTGCTTGTAGGGTTTGAAATAGTAAATAGCCCGGGCGGAACAGGTCCAAATGACACAAGCCAGCTTTCTGCTGCCTCTGCTATTACAGATGATGATGGAATTGCAACTGTTACATTTATTGCAGGAGCTTTAGAAACACCAACCTTTAACGGAGTAAGGATTGATGCGTTTTTAACTGATGATACAAGCATTAAAGACACAACATATCTGACAATATCAGGAAAGCCGTCATTCATATCAATAACATATTCTGAAGCTCCAACTATTAATGAAGATGATTCTTTGTCTGTTCCTGTAACAGCGCTTGTATCTGATATCCACGGAAACCCTGTTGCAGACGGAACCCCTGTTTCCTTAGGACTTGTAATCACAAGGCTGGCACGCGCAGGAGATGGAGCAGTTATTGGAGATTTTTCTGGGAGCGAGATTCTTAATTCAGAGGATATAAACCAGAACAGCGCGCTTGATTCAGGCGAGGATATCAATAACAACGGATTCCTTGATTTTATAGAGGATGTAAACGGCAACGGGCTTTTAGATGACGGTGAGGACTTAGACGGAAACAACAAGCTAAACAGGAGTGAAACTCTTGAGGAGGTTGGTGTGCTTATTACTCCGGCTAGTGCCACTACAGAGAATGGGGTTGCTAAAGCAGAGTTGAAGTACGGGCAGAGTCTGATGGAAAAGTATCAAGTTCTGATTACTGCAGAGGCAGGCGGTGTGATAAACAGCCAGTACTTGGTCCTCCCACATACTCTCAGGGAAATACACATAGAAGGCACAACAGACAAAACAAAATTAGTTCCTACTGACCAGACAGCCTTTATTGTTTCAGACACAACTAACAACGCAATTCCTCCTGCAGGTCCTACTGAGCTCACAGCAATACTGATTTCTGCAGGGCGCGTATCCCTTGATTGGACTGATAACAGCAATAATGAAACGGGTTTTGAGATTGAAAGAAGCACAACCTCAGGCTCAGGATTTGTCCAGATTGCAGATAGCTCTGATGTTGGACCAAATACTACAAGCTTTATTGATTCAACTGCATCTGTTGGGACAATATATTTTTACAGGGTAAGGGCTGTTAATACAAATGGCAATTCAAGCTATTCAAACGAGGCATCAACTCTGGCTGTAAAGATAAATCCTCCAAGCAGCCTTGCTGCATATGGTGCTTCATCAAACCAGGTTCTTCTTGTATGGACAGATAACAGCGATAACGAATCAGGATTTATTATTGAGAAGGCATCCTTTGACGGAACTTTTATAAATGCATTTGAAGAAATTGCAAAGGTTGGGAAGGATGTAACCTATTACAGGGATGGAAAAATTTCTCCGGCTTTTACATATTTTTACAGGGTTAAAGCCTTTTCTGAAACAGATGCATCCCTTTACTCCAATGAGGCAAGCCACAGGCTTGCAGCTTTTGCTCCGAGCAATCTTATTGCCACTGTATTCTCTGCAACCCAGAACGACCTCACATGGAATGATAACAGCAGTAATGAAACAGGATTTGAGATTGAAAGAAGTGAAAGTTTCTGGAGCGGTTTTGCCAAAATAGGGACAAACACAGCAAACGATACGACATATTCTGATACAACAGCAGTTGCTAATACTACTTATTATTATCGAGTAAGGGCAACAACATCAGGTGGAGGTGTCTCAGGGTATTCAAATGTAATAAGCCCAACAGGTCCAACAATTAATCCTCCAAGTGGTTTAGTAGCAACCGGATATTACTCTGCTGGACCACCCGTGGTTCGCGGAACAACGCTTACATGGACAGATAACAGCACCAATGAAGTAGGATTTGTTATAGAAGAAAAAACCTTGAATTCACCATATTACACAGAGACACTCTGGGTTCCTGCAACTCTTCCTGCAAGTGGGACAGGGGCAATGACTATTACGGTAGTAGGTCTTTCAGAAGCTTCACAGCATTTCTACCGGATAAGGGCATTTAATGGCTCAACAGTATCAGATTACTCAAATGAGGACGGGGCTGTAGTTCCGTAAATAATTTTTTTCAAAAGGAGAGAGCGGGGATTAAATTTCCCGCTCTCTTTCTATTTTCTCTTTGTTTTCCCTGCCACTAAAATAAACCTTGCAACAAAAGCAGGATTTCCTTTAATATCAGATACACTTGACAGACATTCCTTATAAAATGCTTTGTAAAAGTTATACGATAGTACTTTTTTCTTTCAATTTAATAGAATTTTTTGATATATTATTTCAATAAATAAAATTGATAATAGCATAAAAGAAGGATTGCAAAGAAGATATGCTCCGCTACTTAACATCAGGTGAGTCCCACGGGAAATTAATAAATGCAATTCTTGAAGGAATTCCTTCAGGGCTTGAGCTTTCTGAGGAGGATGTAAACATTGACCTCAGGAGAAGACAGTCAGGCTATGGCAGGGGAGAGAGGATGAAGATAGAGCGGGATGAGGTGGAGATAACCTCAGGAGTCCGTTTTGGAAAAACAATGGGAAGCCCAATTTCCATGATAATCCGCAACAGGGACTGGGAAAACTGGAAGAATGAGATGTCAATAATCAGGCGCAATAAAGGGATAAATATGGTTACAAGACCAAGACCCGGACATGCTGACCTTGCAGGAGGAATCAAGTATAACGAAATAGATTTACGTAATATTTTTGAAAGGTCAAGCGCAAGGGAAACCGCATGCAGGGTGGCTGTTGGGGCTGTTGCAAGAAAAATTCTTGCAGAATTGGGTATAAAAATTTTAAGCCACGTGATAAGCATAGGAAATATTCGGGCGAAAAACATTCCAAGAAACCCTAACTCAATCGTTCACTTGGCAGAGAGATCAGACCTTCGTTGCGCTGATGCAGAAGCTGAAAGGAAAATGAAGGATGTGATAGACAAGGCAAAAAACAAAGGAGATTCAGTAGGGGGGATATTTGAGATAATTGTGATGAATCCTCCTGTTGGTTTAGGAAGCCATACCCAATGGGACAGGAAGCTTGATGGAAAATTAGCCCGGGCTTTAATGAGCATTCAGGCAATAAAAGGAATAGAGACCGGTATGGGTTTTAGAACTGCCGACCTTTTTGGCTCACAGGTCCATGATGAGATATATTACAGGAAAGACAAAAGAGGCTTTTACAGGAAAACAAATAATGCCGGAGGAATCGAAGGCGGAATATCAAACGGAGAGGATATTGTTTTGAGGGCGGCTATGAAACCAATTCCGACATTGTTAACTCCGTTAAGATCAGTTGATATTATTACAAAAAAGCCTTTCAAAGCCTCTGTTGAAAGGTCTGATGTGTGCGCAGTTCCTTCTGCAGCGGTTGTGGGAGAGGCTGTTGTTGCCTTTGAAATGGCTGATGCTGTGCTGGAGAAGTTCGGAGGAGATAGTTTAAAAGAGATGAAAAGAAATTTCAATAATTACAGGGAGTATATTAACAGGCTGTGAGCAGATGAGATTATTTTTAGCTGTTATAATTTTTTTACTTTTGTTACCTCCAAATGTGTCAGCAAATATATATAAGTTTGTTGACGAGGAAGGGATTATTCATTTTATTGACACCTATGATGCAATACCTGAGAAATACAGAGAGAAAAAAGTTGAAGAAGTAGTCAGCAGTGATGAAAAAGTGGATGAAAAAATAAAAGAAAAAAAATCCAAAGAATCTGTTTCAAAGGATTCTAAAGAAAAAGACAAGGCTTTATCTGAACCTGAAAAGAAAAAGACAGAAGCAGAAATAATAAAGGATTGGGATGAAAAAGTATCCAAGCAGAAGGAAAAATTAAAGGAAACAAAAAGAAAGCTTGATGAGGCAGAGAGGTCTAAAAACCGCACCACAAGCTCTTATTCAAGGAAACAATATTCAAATGCTGACAGAAAAGCAGCAGAAGATGACTATGATGCCGCTAAGAAAGATTATGAAAGTATCCAGAAGGAATGGGATGAGCTTGGAGAAAAAGCAAAAAAAGAAGCGCCTTATCCATGGTGGCGCCAGAATTTTTACAAGTAGAATCCTTTCGTTTTTTTATTTTAATCCTGAATATTTCCTCTAAGCCTTAATTCTGTAACCTTTCTATGGTCAGATTTCAAATATATGAGGGATATTAT encodes:
- a CDS encoding chorismate synthase, whose product is MLRYLTSGESHGKLINAILEGIPSGLELSEEDVNIDLRRRQSGYGRGERMKIERDEVEITSGVRFGKTMGSPISMIIRNRDWENWKNEMSIIRRNKGINMVTRPRPGHADLAGGIKYNEIDLRNIFERSSARETACRVAVGAVARKILAELGIKILSHVISIGNIRAKNIPRNPNSIVHLAERSDLRCADAEAERKMKDVIDKAKNKGDSVGGIFEIIVMNPPVGLGSHTQWDRKLDGKLARALMSIQAIKGIETGMGFRTADLFGSQVHDEIYYRKDKRGFYRKTNNAGGIEGGISNGEDIVLRAAMKPIPTLLTPLRSVDIITKKPFKASVERSDVCAVPSAAVVGEAVVAFEMADAVLEKFGGDSLKEMKRNFNNYREYINRL